CCAAATTGTCACGTTCTTCTGAAGAAAATAGCTGTGCCCTGCGATGATTTTCTTGAGGAGTAGGTGAATTTGGAGTTTGAATGACGTTGCACCTGCGACTCATGTAATCTTTAATTGAAATAATCTTCTGCAAGGTGAGAGTTGGATAGGTACTGATCCAATTGAACCGACGTCCTGTTTTGTGAATCGTCCCACAGCTTTTTAGCTTTGGATTGTTTCCAAAGTGTTTCGAGCTTGTCTGGATTTGTTAGTCCTTCCATAAATAAATTGATGTCGTTTGACCACTCGGTTAGTTTGTCTTCAGAAATTGGTTCGTCCAGTTCTTTAAGGTATTTGATGAATGCTTGATCTTGCTCCAGTTCTACAGTGCTGAGAGCCCAAGGGTTGGAGAGTTCTTCATAGGAAGTCTCATCATTGAACGTGTCTCCTGCTAGCTGGAGACAGTCTTCGATCTTTTCATCGATACTATCGATGTTTGAAAAAATGTCTTTTGATGGCTTCTTCCTGCGAGTAGTTTTCTTGAAActggtctttttctttttcttctgaagatttGATTCAGTGAAGCGGGTGTGGTTGGAAGGTGGAGCCTTCCTCTCCATGGGAGTCTCTCGTTTGGTATCTTCTAGCAGTCTCTCCAAATCCTCTTCCAATTTGGAGAGTGTTTTGATTTTGATTGCGCCGAATTCAGGTTGAATTCGGGTTTTATCGTTGAGGGCCATGAATCCTTCTTCTTTGAGTTGGTCGATGAAGTCGTCGAATTCGTGGCGTTTTGTAGCTTCTGGAACTTCTGGAAGATTTTGGTCAATTGAGCAGCTCTCGAAGCCGCCTGATCCATCGGCGACGAAGATCTAGGAGCCAACACTGAAGGAGGTGCCTTTTTTGAGCACCGGATTGTCGTCGAGAGGAGCCATCGGGTTCTTCTGACGATCGTTGCCgagaggccccacggtgggtgccacctgtcggtgttttactgtCGGGTTCTCTAAGAGGTATCCTgcggagagtggttatgagtagggattcgccgagatcagaacgcgatggtgcaaggaacacaaggatttagatagcttcaggccgccggagcgtaataccctacgtcctgtgtggtggtttgtattctctctggtattgttcgatgcCTCCCCTCTCCTTTTGAGGGGATCCTTGTTCGCCCTTATATGAtccgggggaacagggttacatgaaaagtcctagtcgagttaTGTTAGGATCCCAGTCCGAGGAGTTCGGCTGGTTCCCGAGtacgtcgactagttctactcctatttgggtagatacaaaagaggtagggcatatCCATGCGCTATTCCTTACTCTAGAGTATTCCGTGCCCGtgggcagtcccgctgtcccgggtctgacaccatcgccgccgcctccgcctccgcctcaacCGACGCcactcgtcctcctccgcgccgccgacgcccggatccaccgctgcctcctcctctgccaccGACGCCTggatccgccgcctcctcctccgccgccgccgacgctcggatccgccgccgcctcctcctccgccgccgacgccctggattcgccgccgccccgaccttcgtcgccgctcctccgcctcctcttcgACGTGGTGAgctccctccccttcctccccttccccttccccttgccCATGCCAAGCCGGCCATGCATGtcagggttagggttagaaccTGTGGGGCCCTGCTGTCATCCTCTGTTAGAACTTTTTTCATTTTAATGTGAATTGGAGTACATGAATTAGTGAATTTTTGTTACACTACGAATTTCATTACTCATATTTACTCAATGTCAATACTGTTAGATGTTTTGTGGTGGTGGTCGTGGCGGCGGTCGTGGGCTTATAGACGATGGTGATGCTACTCCTGTGGTTCACCTCGAGCTTGTTCGGCAATCGGATATCAAAAAGGTACATATTTCTTTTCAAGTACCTGTTCGACATGTATTTCTCCTCGATGGAACCAGGAGAGGATCCATCCTCCTCGATGGTACCCATGGTTTCAATTGCCGCAGTGGGTGGAGAGGCACCCATTTGGACAACTTATGAGAGGCTAGCGGTGGAGACATGCCTGCAGAAGCTTAAGGATAATGGGTACTTTGTGCCCGACTTTTCATATTTTGGAATTAAGCAGCTACAGGTGAGAGGAAGCAATGTTATTCTGACTACAGAGAGGCTTTGTCAGCTTACTCGACAAGACAGAGTATGAGATTTTCTTTTTAGTCATTGTTAACTTCAGTAATATTGTATTATTCTTTCAACTTTCATAATGTTATTATCACCTTTCAGAATCTCATTGATGGTGAATATACGATTGCAGCAGTTAGCTTTGGGGCTATTCCGAATCAAGTGATGGACAACTTAGGTTTGACTTTCATGAGTGGAGAGCCATATTTTACAAGAGATTTAAGATTTCAAGCAAAGCTCTCCTTTTGCAGGGTAAGTCAGACGAACACTCCATTGTTCGATATTTATAGTTCTATATGTGGTAGGCATTGGGAAGCGGAGGAGAGTGCAGTTGTTCGTGCTCTAGTATATATTGATGAAGTTCTAGGGTGGACGATTGGAGATCTAAACTATCTTAGATATTTACAGTTGCGAGCATTTCAGTAGCTTCAAATTTGTAATATGCATGGATGTACCGCTACTATTATCATTGAACAGCTTGTACCGCTACTCCTTTATCTTATGAAATTTGATTTGACTGTATTGTTATTTGAGTGTTGGATCATAATGAGTCAATATAAACCTAGCTTGGTAGATATATAAAGCgggaattcaaattaaaaacacACCATGgaacaaattaaaaataaattactAATTATTTTGACGGGTTGGAAATTCATTTGCAGGGGCAGGCGACcccaggggcgggtgggggtggCCCGTCCCTGCAATTATATTTTTAGGGATGGTTTCATTATCCGCTTCtgcaaataaatatttttagcaGCGAGAATTAGCAATGGGTGTGTTGTCCGctccaaaaaaaatatgtttctACCCTCTTAATAAATGCTTTTCGTAGTGGTGACGTTTGCATCGTCCAAAGATTGATTCTTGCTTGCCTGAGTTTTTTGGCCTTTTCTGGGAAAAGAATCACCACAGAGTAGAATAAAATAAGAGGCTCTGGGCCGTGCCGTGCGTCTGTTGTCCATACGCATGGTGTCAGTTCGACTCTGGCCCACTAGATGCTGTCAACGTGGCACACGTAGGTGATGCCGACAATCGCTTTCAATATATGTTTCTGTTGCATGCATGCTCACTGTCCTACCGGGGGTcggacatactccctccgtcccagttCAGTGCACGTTTGTGGTTTAAATTTTTTCCCGGAATAATGGCACGTTTAGACCTGAAAGTTGTATAGATAGTGCAGTACTAGTTAGAAACGTGGTAGAGGAATACATAGTAATGCAgcattagattttttttatttctttttttgccGGATAAGTCACGCTGGTATATTAAAAAAAGGCGATGCTCGATGGGAACACGTAGCAAGTAGCAAGAATCGATCAATGAGGATAGAAGCCTCGATGGGGAATTAGAGGAACGAGTGGACGAGAGCATTCTAGAGCATCGTCTTTTTTTAATATACCAGCATGACCCATCCGGCAAAagaggaaataaaaaaaatatagtgcTGCATTGCTACGTGATCCTCTACCACGTTTCCAGCTAGTGCTGTACTATCTGTGCAATCTTCATGTCTAAACGTGCTATTATTCCGAAACAAAATTTGAACCACAAACAAACGTGCACTTAAactgacggagggagtatgtccgACCCCCGTAGGACAGTGAGCATGCATGCAACAGAAACATATATTGAAAGCGATTGTCGGCATCACCTACGTGTGCCACGTTGACAGCATCTAGTGGGCCAGAGTCGCACTGACAGCATGCGTATGGACCAGACGCACGGCCCAGAGCCTCTTATTTTATTCTACTCTGTGGTGATTCTTTTCCCAGAAAAGGCCAAAAAACTTAGGCAAGCAAGAATCGATCTTTTTAAAACGGCAATGGCCAGACCTAGATAGATATGATGATGCAGTTAATTGTATTTTTGATGGAAAAATAGGAGTGTGGGCGTTTATCAGAAAGGTACCACACTTGTTTCACTTTCTTACATTAATTTGCGGTTCTAATTTGTGATCTTTACTTCCAATTCATTTCATACAGGAACCAGCAAAACAAAGAAGCCGTAATAGAGGAAGGAGAACCCTAGTCACCAAGTCTATCAAGGTAGATCGAGATATGATGAGGTCGTATATGATTGCTAAAGTTCTGCCAGCTATTGTTGCACGATGGCCTCGAGAAGATGTAGGAAGGACCATTTGGATCCAGCAAGATAATGCCCCTTCTCACGTGCCAGTGAATGATGAACAATTTGCTACTGCGGTAGCACAGACAGGGATGGACATACGGATCATCAACCAACCTCCAAATTCCCCGGATATGAATGTACTATACCTAGGCTTCTTTAATTCTCTTCAATCCTTAGCCTATGGTACGATCTCTGGGAGCATAGATGAGCTGATTGCGAATGTGCAAAAAAGAATTCAATGAATATGATCCATCTACTTTGAATAGGGTTTTTCTCACACTACAAGGCTGTTTGATTGAGGTAATGAAAGATGGTGGTGGGAATAGATACAAGATTCCTCACATGGACAAAGATAGGCTTGAGGCACTAGGTATGCTGCCTAAAAGCCTTACTGTGGACCGCCAGCTATATGAGAATGTGATGCAATCTTTAAGTAACTAACTGTATGGATAATGTTGTACAAACCACAGCTTTTGTAATTAAGAATTAGGCAAAGCTGTATAAAACTCTGCTTTAAGCAACTGACTCTCAGGTTTAAGATTTTACAAGAAGACTCACTACCTTTGATCGATTTAGTTTTCTAATTTGGTCAACATTTGCCTTTAAATGTCTGGGTATTCGTATGtagaaaatattaaatatgacaTAAAAATAATTGGATATGGCGAAGTAATAACCTATTTCAGTCCATTGCTTTCACGTAGTAGCTTGCCGTCTCATGAACCTTGTGGTCTGATAAATGATATATCAAATAATTAGTACATATAAGCACGCCCTCTCATCATGTTGCAAAACATAATACACAATTTATATTTAAGGGTCACATAATGGTTCGATGAACACCACTTAATTATTAGACAAGCATCATAACTTAAACATACATATTCAGTAGCACATATGAACAGCTATTAGCACATATAAACATTCACCATCACACATAGTAGACATCCTGATCCCACATCAATATTATTTTATCATCACACATCAAGCATCAGCAAATGAACTAGGGTTTGAAGAAAGCAGGCACCATAACCTTGAACATGCTGACAAAGACGTCGTGGAAGGTAGGATCCATTTGGGCAAGCAACTTCTTCATGCGGGCAGCCACCTTTGGGTGCATCTCCTCGCTGGTCCCTACGCTAGTTGCAACCTTAACGGCATCTGTGGCGCCCCCGTCGGACGCAACCTCGACGGTATCGGCAGGGACGCCCTTAGTCACCACATCGAAGCCATCCTCCGCAACCCCGACGGCCCCAATCGCGATGGTTTCGGTGGGGACTCCAACAATGGACATCTGGGCGCCATCCGCGGCACCCGAGCCGGCCCCAAAATCGGCCATCTCCACGCCGCCCGCATCCACCACCATGCCGGACTCTTCATCCTCGGAGTCTGGGACGTAGACGTCGCCATTGGCGTCAACTCTCATGCGTCCCACCAGCGTGATGCGGTGCCCGCGGACGCAAATCCACGCATCCTTAGCCGAGTCGGCACTGCTTGGCTTGATCTCTGAATCGATGGCGCCTGACTTGACGATGTGGCCGACGCTCCCACTTGCGCCACCGTGCGTTTCAATCCTGCGGTCACCAGACttgccgttgccgccgccggactTCACGAGACCACAGATCCCATGGTGGGGCTTCATCTGCTCAGCACCGCTTGCGCTAGTCATCTTGCTGCGACCCTGCATCCGCCTGCTACAGCAGCGCATCCTGCCATCTGCAGCCATGGCTACCGGGGGGGAGGATCGATAGAGGTTGCTGGTGCTGTGGTGAGGGTCTGTGAAGGGGAAAGGAGAGGCGACGAAGGGAGGCGTCTCCCCGGCACAATGAGGATAGAAGCCTCGATGGGGAATTGGAGGAACGAGTGGACGAGAGCATTCCAGAACATCGTCTTTTTTCTAATATACCAGCGTGACCCATCCGGCAAAagaggaaataaaaaaaaatctagagcTGCATTGCTACGTGTTCCTCTGCCACATTTCCAGCTAGTGCTGCACTATCTGTGCAACCTTCAGGCCTAAACGTGCCATTATTCCGGAACAAAATTTGAACCACAAACGTGCACTTAAaattgggacggagggagtatgagaAGAGAGGATCTCCGTAAGCCTTTCTAAAATCTACTTTTAAATAATTATTTAGAGAGTCATTTGAGTAAAAtttattttctatatttttatgCTTTTCAAGAGCTTTTCTATATCTTGTTCAGAGCCTAGAGAATCATTCTTGCTCTTCATCTTTGACTagcaaaaaattataaatagaggATGACTATATTTAGATATGCAATTGATAATTGATGAAAAGCATGCTGGAGggtactttttttttaaaaaaaatctctatTCATGATGACGACTGGTTTGGTTATAAACCCGT
This window of the Panicum virgatum strain AP13 chromosome 1K, P.virgatum_v5, whole genome shotgun sequence genome carries:
- the LOC120651339 gene encoding uncharacterized protein LOC120651339, with product MAADGRMRCCSRRMQGRSKMTSASGAEQMKPHHGICGLVKSGGGNGKSGDRRIETHGGASGSVGHIVKSGAIDSEIKPSSADSAKDAWICVRGHRITLVGRMRVDANGDVYVPDSEDEESGMVVDAGGVEMADFGAGSGAADGAQMSIVGVPTETIAIGAVGVAEDGFDVVTKGVPADTVEVASDGGATDAVKVATSVGTSEEMHPKVAARMKKLLAQMDPTFHDVFVSMFKTTRFMRRQATT